The following proteins are encoded in a genomic region of Dehalococcoidia bacterium:
- a CDS encoding glycosyl hydrolase 108 family protein: protein MDAFEYAFEKTIAAEKGYSDVSGDRGGRTKYGVTEAVFLDALRRGIIWGTSDIKDLTVAQTRAIFKTGFWLPLRLHEVQSCVVAAEIFDTGINMGIHMAAVITQTALNYLGEKIEVDGIIGTQETLPAINKWVKKDEQVLFVCLNGFQFVVYADLVNDGLIDRIQNMVRSDKDQVKFAAGWTKRIQSYVMLREG, encoded by the coding sequence ATGGACGCATTTGAATACGCATTTGAAAAGACCATTGCCGCCGAAAAAGGGTACAGCGACGTCTCCGGCGACCGCGGCGGGAGGACAAAGTACGGCGTGACCGAAGCTGTCTTCCTTGATGCGTTGCGGCGTGGGATTATCTGGGGCACATCGGATATTAAAGATCTTACCGTCGCCCAGACACGCGCGATCTTCAAGACCGGTTTTTGGTTGCCGCTCCGTCTGCATGAAGTCCAATCCTGTGTGGTCGCCGCAGAGATCTTCGACACAGGGATTAACATGGGGATACACATGGCAGCCGTCATTACTCAAACGGCCCTGAATTACCTTGGCGAGAAAATTGAAGTTGATGGAATTATCGGAACACAAGAGACGTTGCCGGCGATTAATAAATGGGTCAAAAAGGATGAGCAGGTACTGTTTGTTTGCCTGAATGGATTCCAATTCGTCGTCTATGCCGATTTGGTCAACGACGGCCTGATCGACCGTATCCAGAACATGGTCCGGAGCGATAAAGACCAGGTGAAGTTTGCCGCTGGATGGACGAAACGCATTCAGAGTTATGTCATGCTGAGGGAGGGGTGA